A portion of the Gigantopelta aegis isolate Gae_Host chromosome 10, Gae_host_genome, whole genome shotgun sequence genome contains these proteins:
- the LOC121384590 gene encoding LOW QUALITY PROTEIN: serine/threonine-protein kinase PRP4 homolog (The sequence of the model RefSeq protein was modified relative to this genomic sequence to represent the inferred CDS: deleted 2 bases in 1 codon; substituted 1 base at 1 genomic stop codon), translating to MPINRLKTPLRSRRGVVPSRSSFTVSSTTTRVTEKHFIDVTPVKSYLPEAGDLSPLSPGWVPGKLAVFKSPSPRKTRRSSVFRHLQSKKMDSVFKAPTGFPLKSPPGVKTRSRRSSVYFMNGETIIEKVVKHDNRPSSGRRKTMIQVSVMSEQPEKKLGRLSRNKEGKSSKKSPQKNQTTRAKKSSPAKQQTRSKQAEKSAICVSAKRKGNIPAEPDSPIKRTKRSSAEKTTFSPKRSAKKARGGSAAKKRVRSAVKQSPGAVSSTTTTPVKDGASEPRRAKKSRKSTSKSTSEKKVKNRMSTREMAVLLDESLTLTRQPQSSAVRSSARKRPVMEKQSSPASNRKSVKRDRSSISPSGSPPLQSLKKRLSGQFVNSETPVQTPIISTTVLGKDGKISSSRKSSPVKTPGRRKSESEKKFSVSTPVINVKKTVTPSSVKLSKINISDEKKPKNHQSCLQPKLQKXSLSDKSSKVSTPKSSVSKTSVTLSKSFSSRKSLSSKSLNADMSDISFDDLQKPRKSLSMSGKSEKQSASKLIKQTKSQSRLSGTKSPLKATRSPLKAKKTPLKSTKSPRQENKDGSGLSLRHRPHVDVPKKKIVIELKSFSDITPVTKVKTTVTPSSSKHSKINILDKKKYKKSPKLSPIKTPKIKSLSDKSSKVSTPKNSVSKTSVTLSKSFSSRKSLSSKSLNADMSDISFDDLQKPRKSLRMSRKSEKQSASKLLKQTKSQSRLSGTKSPLKAKKTPLKSTKSPRQENKDGSGLSLRHRPHVDVPKKKIVIELKSFSDITPISRLKLSSPAQHSTPKLSSRLLSLQQKHVEATARLQELKQSRGQSLQYRDKNIEKLKLSASETLLKGHADVINSDMLSSVNTRSVASLSSRKRKQTMLSSTVESVSKRRRTELRRDSPLICSSTSQEQSAVCLKQGLKRHELGEGDQTDDSSLTYVRSVSVDLEQEEHEDFDRTTTRSRSWCTVM from the exons ATGCCGATTAACCGACTGAAAACGCCCCTGAGATCAAGACGAGGTGTGGTGCCATCACGGTCATCTTTTACAGTGTCATCCACAACCACCAGGGTGACGGAAAAACATTTCATTGATGT TACTCCGGTGAAGAGTTACCTTCCTGAAGCTGGTGACTTGTCTCCCTTGTCTCCGGGATGGGTTCCTGGCAAACTGGCCGTCTTCAAGTCACCATCTCCTCGCAAGACTCGCAG GTCGTCTGTGTTTCGACACCTACAGAGTAAGAAGATGGACTCGGTCTTCAAGGCTCCAACtggatttcctctcaaatcACCTCCTGGTGTGAAAACCAGGAGTCGACGTTCTTCTGTCTACTTCATGAACGGAGAAACGATTATAGAAAAGGTTGTCAAGCACGACAATAGACCATCGTCAGGGAGACGGAAGACTATGATACAAGTGAGTGTTATGTCAGAACAACCCGAGAAGAAACTGGGACGGCTAAGCCGAAATAAGGAGGGCAAATCCAGCAAGAAGTCTCcacaaaaaaatcaaacaacTAGAGCAAAGAAAAGTAGTCCAGCAAAACAACAGACGAGAAGCAAGCAGGCTGAGAAATCTGCCATTTGTGTGAGTGcgaaaagaaaaggaaacatTCCTGCTGAACCCGACAGTCCCATCAAAAGGACGAAAAGAAGTAGTGCTGAAAAGACCACTTTTAGCCCAAAACGGTCTGCAAAAAAGGCAAGAGGTGGGTCTGCTGCAAAGAAGAGAGTCCGGTCTGCTGTGAAGCAGTCTCCCGGTGCAGTCTCCTCGACTACCACAACACCTGTCAAAGATGGAGCCTCGGAGCCTCGAAGAGCAAAGAAATCGAGAAAGTCAACGAGCAAAAGTACttcagaaaaaaaagttaaaaacagAATGAGCACAAGAGAAATGGCTGTCCTTCTGGATGAGTCACTAACACTGACGAGGCAACCACAGAGTTCTGCAGTCAGGTCTTCGGCAAGGAAACGGCCAGTGATGGAAAAACAATCTTCACCAGCCTCCAATCGGAAGTCCGTCAAACGCGATAGATCATCTATATCACCGTCTGGGTCTCCACCACTCCAGAGTCTGAAAAAGAGGTTGTCTGGGCAATTTGTCAATTCAGAGACACCTGTACAGACCCCTATTATATCCACAACAGTTCTTGGGAAAGATGGCAAAATATCTAGTAGTCGTAAGTCGTCTCCAGTTAAGACACCAGGACGAAGAAAATCAGAGTCGGAAAAAAAGTTTTCTGTTTCAACACCTGTAATAAACGTGAAAAAAACTGTTACACCGTCGTCGGTTAAACTTTCTAAGATAAATATTTCagacgagaaaaaacccaaaaatcaCCAAAGCTGTCTCCAACCAAAACTCCAAAAATA ATCCTTGTCTGATAAAAGCAGTAAAGTATCCACTCCGAAGAGCAGTGTGTCTAAGACATCGGTCACATTAAGTAAAAGTTTTTCATCGCGAAAAAGTTTGTCATCCAAAAGCCTGAATGCAGACATGTCCGATATCTCATTTGATGATTTGCAGAAACCAAGAAAATCTCTCAGTATGTCAGGAAAGTCTGAAAAACAGTCTgcgtcaaaattaataaaacaaactaaatctcAGTCTAGGCTGTCTGGTACCAAATCACCACTTAAAGCTACAAGGTCACCGCTAAAAGCTAAAAAGACACCGCTGAAATCTACAAAGTCGCCCAGACAAGAAAATAAGGATGGAAGTGGTCTGTCACTCAGGCACAGACCACATGTTGATGTGCCGAAAAAGAAAATTGTCATTGAACTGAAGAGTTTTTCCGACATTACACCTGTCACTAAAGTGAAAACAACTGTTACACCGTCGTCGAGTAAACATTCTAAGATTAATATTTTAGAcaagaaaaaatacaaaaaatcacCAAAGCTGTCTCCAATCAAAACTCCAAAAATAAAATCCTTGTCTGATAAAAGCAGTAAAGTATCCACTCCGAAGAACAGTGTGTCTAAGACATCGGTCACATTAAGTAAAAGTTTTTCATCGCGAAAAAGTTTGTCGTCCAAAAGCCTGAATGCAGACATGTCCGATATCTCATTTGATGATTTGCAGAAACCAAGAAAATCTCTCAGGATGTCAAGAAAGTCTGAAAAACAGTCTgcgtcaaaattattaaaacaaactaaatctcAGTCTAGGCTGTCTGGTACCAAATCACCGCTAAAAGCTAAAAAGACACCGCTGAAATCTACAAAGTCGCCCAGACAAGAAAATAAGGATGGAAGTGGTCTGTCACTCAGGCACAGACCACATGTTGATGTGCCGAAAAAGAAAATTGTCATTGAACTGAAGAGTTTTTCTGACATTACACCCATTTCTAGATTAAAGCTGTCTTCTCCAGCTCAACACTCAACTCCCAAATTGTCCAGCAGACTGCTGTCTCTCCAACAGAAACATGTGGAAGCTACAGCCAGGTTGCAAGAACTGAAACAATCTAGAGGTCAATCTCTGCAGTACCGAGACAAAAACATTGAAAAACTCAAATTATCAGCATCAGAAACCTTGCTTAAAGGTCATGCAGATGTCATCAACTCTGACATGTTATCCTCAGTGAACACAAGATCTGTGGCTTCATTATCGAGCAGGAAGCGAAAACAGACCATGTTGTCATCTACGGTGGAATCAGTCTCAAAACGCCGCCGAACTGAGTTGAGGAGAGATAGTCCTCTGATTTGCAGCAGTACCAGCCAGGAGCAGTCGGCCGTGTGCCTGAAGCAGGGTTTGAAGAGACATGAGCTGGGCGAGGGAGACCAGACTGACGACAGTTCACTGACCTACGTACGGTCTGTGTCAGTCGACTTGGAGCAGGAGGAGCACGAGGACTTTGATCGTACAACAACCAGGTCAAGAAGCTGGTGCACCGTCATGTAG